ACATACGCCTGCCGCAGGCAATTGGAACCACTTTTGCTTAAAAGTAGCCCCATGGTTTGTTAGTCTGCATGCAAATTTATCAAGCTGTGTTTGACCAAAGTCGTGGCGCTTCGCCCATTCTTGTAATCAAGAGTAGAGCCAAAGGGGAAAGCGCTTGTCCCCTTTAGCCCATCCTCAGCGGCCCGGCGAAATTTAAAAAGCAAAATTTCCAACGGGGGAGATTGCAGTCTGCAAATTTGGCACTTAAATGTAAGTTCTGATGTTCACTGGTGTGGAGGTTTATCAAATTTAGAAGCTTTTATTGATAAGCCTAATGCTGAGAGTTTGCGCTTTTCGAAAGCAGTGTGGATGCGGCTGAGGCCTTTGGAAACAGGACCAATTCTGTTCCATATAGAATTTGGCACTTCCTCCGTCCTTGGAGGTCAGATGTTTTCGTTGAGCTTACAGGAGCCTTTTCTTTTATAAATAGTTGCGGCGAGCCTCAGTAGTGTCTGCGCATAAGGTCGTATGTGATCACGACATTCCGATATCCTGTCCAGCACCACCGTAGGCAATTGGAACCACTGTTATCAGAAATAACTCATTCGTTTCCAAAAATGACTTTCGCCTAAATTTTAGATTAGTGCTCAATCAACCATGGGATATCTATCTGCCAGATAAACAAAACCCGACGTTTTAGGCGTCGGGTTTTCAGTTTTATAACCTATTGAAATAGTCACAACTAAAGGTCAATACACATGCTAAAAGCAAACACCAAGAGCGGCTATCCCCCTGTGGCATTCATAAACCGTAGGATCTGGGTTTCGCCGTTGGGATCGAAGTGGTGCTCTTTTGGCTTGTGCTTGATGCCATCTAGAATGGCTGTTTTTAGCTTTTCTATGTCGCCGGGGAACTCGCGTACAATGGCTTTTAAGTCGACGGAATTTTCATTGCCTAAACACAGCAGTAAACGACCTTCTACCGTGACTCGGACTCGATTACACTCGTGGCAAAAGTTATTGCTGTGGGGAGAAATAAAGCCTACATGAATATTGCTGCCTGGCATGGTGTAATAACGCGCAGGTCCGCCCGTTCGGCGATTAGATACCGTTAATTCATAACGCTCTCTAATGAGCTTTTTGATCTCATCACTGCTGCAGTGACGGCTGCGCTTGCGCTCATCGATCACCCCTAAAGGCATCTCTTCGATAAAGGCGATATCGAGTTCCCGTTCACGACAGAACTCAATTAGATCCAGCACTTCATCATCATTTTGGCCACGCAAAATCACCGCATTAACTTTTATCTTTTTAAAACCTGCTGCTCGTGCGGCATCAATACCG
The Shewanella sp. KX20019 DNA segment above includes these coding regions:
- the moaA gene encoding GTP 3',8-cyclase MoaA gives rise to the protein MSLIVDNFGRTVEYLRLSVTDRCDFRCVYCMSEDPCFLSKEHVLSLEELAWIGQAFTELGVKKIRLTGGEPLVRTDCDKLVKLLGKLPGLEELSMTTNGSRLTRFAQEMHDSGLNRLNISLDTLKPDLFTELTRNGKVNRVIAGIDAARAAGFKKIKVNAVILRGQNDDEVLDLIEFCRERELDIAFIEEMPLGVIDERKRSRHCSSDEIKKLIRERYELTVSNRRTGGPARYYTMPGSNIHVGFISPHSNNFCHECNRVRVTVEGRLLLCLGNENSVDLKAIVREFPGDIEKLKTAILDGIKHKPKEHHFDPNGETQILRFMNATGG